Proteins encoded by one window of Streptomyces sp. NBC_01571:
- a CDS encoding lactate 2-monooxygenase, producing MAKHWADFQYEIYLNGMTGAVPRLPTDLTRLEELTEQRLGPGPVGYVAGSAGNGSTARANREALDRRRIVPRMLRDVHERDLSVEVLGRALPAPLALAPVGVLSIMHPDAEPAAARAAAAQGVPYILSSASSTPMEQVAETMGDAERWFQLYWAKDREVTRSFLARAKSAGYTALLVTLDTPLLAWRPRDLDQAYLPFLHGIGTANHFSDPAFQAGLAKPVHEDPNAAVMHFVGMFADPGKTWPDLAFLRENWDGPIVLKGILHPDDARRAADAGMDGVVVSNHGGRQVAGSVAAADALPRVVEAVGDRLTVLFDSGIRTGDDIFKALALGARAVLVGRPYAYGLGLDGQAGVEHVIRCLLAEFDLTLALSGHSRPAGLGPDDLIEETP from the coding sequence ATGGCGAAGCACTGGGCCGACTTCCAGTACGAGATCTATCTGAACGGAATGACGGGCGCCGTGCCGCGGCTGCCCACCGATCTGACCCGGCTGGAGGAGCTCACCGAGCAGCGGCTCGGCCCCGGTCCGGTCGGCTATGTGGCGGGCAGCGCGGGCAACGGCAGCACCGCGCGGGCGAACCGGGAGGCGCTCGACCGCCGCCGGATCGTGCCGCGCATGCTGCGGGACGTGCACGAACGCGACCTGTCCGTCGAGGTGCTGGGGCGCGCCCTGCCCGCGCCGCTGGCGCTCGCGCCCGTGGGCGTGCTCTCGATCATGCATCCGGACGCGGAGCCCGCCGCCGCACGGGCCGCCGCAGCGCAGGGTGTCCCGTACATCCTGTCCTCGGCGTCCAGTACGCCCATGGAACAGGTCGCCGAGACGATGGGTGACGCGGAGCGCTGGTTCCAGCTGTACTGGGCGAAGGACCGCGAGGTCACCCGGAGCTTCCTGGCCCGGGCGAAGTCCGCCGGATACACGGCCCTGCTCGTCACGCTGGACACTCCCCTGCTGGCCTGGCGTCCGCGCGACCTCGACCAGGCGTATCTGCCGTTCCTGCACGGCATCGGCACCGCGAACCACTTCTCCGACCCGGCGTTCCAGGCGGGTCTGGCCAAGCCGGTGCACGAGGACCCGAACGCGGCCGTGATGCACTTCGTGGGGATGTTCGCCGACCCCGGAAAGACCTGGCCGGACCTGGCCTTCCTCCGGGAGAACTGGGACGGGCCGATCGTCCTCAAGGGCATCCTGCACCCGGACGACGCCCGGCGCGCGGCCGACGCGGGGATGGACGGCGTGGTGGTCTCCAACCACGGCGGACGGCAGGTGGCGGGTTCGGTGGCGGCCGCCGACGCGCTGCCCCGCGTGGTCGAGGCGGTCGGCGACCGGCTGACCGTCCTGTTCGACAGCGGCATCCGCACCGGCGACGACATCTTCAAGGCACTCGCCCTGGGCGCACGGGCGGTGCTCGTCGGACGGCCGTACGCCTACGGGCTCGGCCTCGACGGACAGGCGGGCGTCGAACACGTGATCCGCTGTCTGCTCGCGGAGTTCGACCTCACCCTCGCCCTGTCCGGACACTCCCGCCCCGCCGGCCTCGGCCCCGACGACCTGATCGAGGAAACACCGTGA
- a CDS encoding CdaR family transcriptional regulator, with protein sequence MDVRERVRQEMVADPRVVEAVVAAVHEQVPVYAALDDSRLPEVRAIAAWGLERLLHLWATDATLEPSDLRRFRGIAAARAADGRPVQAVLRAYRVAATVLTDEIAARAPRLTATDALALTRMLLTALDTLSEEMATAYAATSEDLAANRDRALRLLLDDLIAGRHASVGALTDRSARLGIQLPDPACLLVAESAGPDRPDMTHDVVTGLLDTLDTTGTPDVVSPTTVRGPRAVLLLPAAVAGAGAALRALDLRGCAITTESLDRIAVAHRLAADALDTAPAHAYRGGRLLTDADAHVLALLAGHPAAPPDHIARLVLGPLTDPGQGHLLAALTAYLDTGTANAAARELHLHAQSLRYRLRRIRELTDRDPRDAWQRLTLDIARTIRA encoded by the coding sequence GTGGACGTCAGAGAACGTGTCCGGCAGGAGATGGTCGCCGACCCGCGTGTCGTGGAGGCGGTCGTCGCCGCCGTGCACGAACAGGTCCCGGTCTACGCCGCGCTCGACGACAGCCGACTGCCCGAGGTACGTGCCATCGCGGCCTGGGGGCTGGAGCGCCTGCTCCATCTGTGGGCCACCGACGCCACGCTGGAGCCGTCGGACCTGCGGCGCTTCCGGGGCATCGCGGCGGCCCGCGCGGCCGACGGGCGCCCCGTCCAGGCGGTGCTGCGCGCCTACCGGGTCGCGGCGACGGTCCTCACGGACGAGATCGCCGCCCGCGCGCCACGGCTGACCGCGACGGACGCCCTGGCGCTCACCAGGATGCTGCTGACCGCGCTCGACACCCTCTCCGAGGAGATGGCCACCGCGTACGCCGCGACCAGCGAGGACCTCGCCGCGAACCGTGACCGGGCGCTGCGGCTGCTCCTGGACGACCTGATCGCGGGGCGGCACGCCTCGGTCGGCGCGCTGACCGACCGCTCGGCCCGGCTGGGCATCCAACTCCCCGACCCCGCCTGCCTGCTGGTGGCCGAGTCGGCCGGCCCGGACCGCCCCGACATGACGCACGACGTGGTGACGGGCCTGCTGGACACGCTCGACACCACCGGCACTCCCGACGTCGTCTCGCCGACGACCGTACGGGGCCCCCGCGCCGTCCTGCTGCTGCCCGCCGCCGTCGCGGGGGCCGGCGCGGCACTGCGCGCGCTGGACCTGCGCGGCTGCGCGATCACGACGGAGAGCCTGGACCGGATCGCCGTAGCCCACCGGCTGGCCGCCGACGCCCTCGACACGGCACCCGCCCACGCGTACCGGGGAGGCCGCCTCCTCACCGACGCCGACGCCCATGTCCTCGCGCTGCTCGCCGGGCACCCGGCCGCGCCGCCGGACCACATCGCCCGTCTGGTGCTGGGGCCGCTCACCGATCCGGGGCAGGGACACCTGCTGGCGGCGCTCACCGCGTACCTCGACACGGGTACGGCGAACGCCGCCGCACGTGAACTCCATCTCCACGCCCAGTCCCTGCGCTACCGCCTACGCCGCATCCGCGAACTGACGGACCGTGACCCGCGCGACGCCTGGCAACGGCTGACCCTGGACATCGCCCGCACGATCAGG